TTGTCTTTCTTCTCCTTTACATTATTCTGTTGTTCAATATTAGTTCACAGGATTGCTGACCGTTGAACAGAAAAATATTCTCGCATACGATGGTgacaagaaaatcaatcagGAGATCCGTTATGACATTACTGACAAAGGTACGACTTCTACTGCTGAACCCCCATAACTGGTGTTTCGGTATTTATAGTATACTACTTAAGATCTCAAATCAATTGTCCTCTAGATGGTCTTGAAGTAAGCATAAAGACCCAACAGCCAGGTAAAGGTGTCCCAATAGAAATAGAGCTAACGCAGCCTGTGGAAGGGTCGGCAACCGACAAAATGCGTTACGTCGTCATTAAGGTAGGCTTACATTGGTACTCACGTATGGAAGTCTTATCTGCGGTGCAGGTTCTGAGCTTGTTACGCCATTCAATTACCTCAGGCAACACAAATAGATGACGAAACTCGATACGAAACCGTCGTTCTCGCCGTAGAGCTTCCGCAAATCATAGTGACGACGCCAACTCCAACAACCGCGCCAACTTGTCCTCCCTGCTTGACTACCAGCACAGCCAGCCCGACAACGACAACCACCGCAATGCCATGTACTACCCCAACCGTACCGACTTGTACACCCTGTCCAACGGTGATGACAAACCCGACTACTGACGCAGCCACGTCGTGTCCGACGTTCGATCCCACTACAGATTGCCCAATAATTAGCACAACAAATTGTCCCGTTTGCTCGTCAACGACAGAGGCTGCCCAGACTACCCTGTATGCAAGCACGACCTCATCAACATCTCCTAGCAGTTCCACAATCATTACATCGACAACTGCTCAAGTGATGTCAACTACAACGGAAGGTACAGCTACCCCCTTATCCTCCTCACCAGACTTCCCTCCGTCCACCTGCGTTCGAACATCGTTTTCAGACTTTGTCGACTCAATGCATCTGACCGAAAACCCATTGGGTTTCTCCCTTTTCTGTATGATTGCTCAACAGGAACGACAAGTTGCAGTTGCCCTGCGTATCCCAGTGAGACCGTAACAGTCTGTCCAACAGAATGCCCAACGTGTCCGACAGAATGCCAAACATGCCCGACAGAATGCCCAACTTGTCCGACAGGAACTACCTTAAGTTCCTCTTCAGCTTCTACAGAAACTCCATCGTCGACGGGTAAGCTCATAGAGTTCGGGCCTTTATGAGCAATGCTTCTTTTGGCAATTCCAAAATCTTGAGCAAGATGGTCCAGATTAGGTATTATGTTAATTAAGGTCATGAGCAGATTTTCGAGGCCCCAGAGACATCTCAGAtaatcataataaaaaaaaaaaaaaaaaaaacactataacaaataaggaaaaaagaacCTGTGCTTTTGCAACGATTTACTACAGCGAGATACATGGATCGATGCATGTATACTGTTTTAGCAACACACGTCAGTCGCGGCTCTAAGTCCAAGACTTTGACCCGTGGCCTCAAAAAAGATCCACCTAACATACCCTTAACTAGGCAATGACGCAATCACGACAACTATGATGAAATCGCCTAGAAAGCGATATtaacttttcccttttgttttttctttgtttgtttttcgtcttttcttttctttttcctccattAGTAGTTTCAACTTCAAACCCAACGATTTGCCCAGAATTGACGACTGTAAGTCCTTCGACATGCGACTGTCCCACAACTCCGTCGACAGGTATAGCCCTCAGCTACCTTCTCTGTTTAAAAAGCTCGACAACGTACGTTTAATTAGACGATGACGCAATGACTGTAACTAGGTGTGACTTTGCACAGAAAGCGATGGTcttttatttctgtttctgATGTTCtgtctttttcttccattggTAGTTTCGACTTCATGCCCATCAGTGACTTGCCCCGAATTAACGACTGCCAGTACCCCGACATGCGACTGTCCCACAACCCCGTCAGCAGGTACAAATCCTTGGCTGCTATCTGTTTTTGAATAGCACTACATACGCCATTACATACCCTTTACGAAATGATGACGTAATGACCGCAATTGTGTCTGTAACATCGTCAAGAGTGCGGTGGCACAgaatatttttaattcttatttattttttattttatttattttttatcctgTTCTCCTTCTCTTCCATCTCTACCAGCTTCAACTTCATGCCCAATAACTTGCCCAGAATGGACAACTGCCAGTACTTCAGCATGTGAATGTCCAACAGGTATAGGCCTCAGCTGTTGTCAATCTTTAaatccgtttttgtttttgtttttttctatttgtttccTACGACGATAGCTATTTATTTCGGCAAAAACGGATGCTGAACGTACCTTTGTTGTTTCCTTTGCAGTGACGTGCCCAACAACCTCTACGCTGACGCCAGAAAATCCCACTGTGCATTTCGACAAACAGCAATACGCGTCCGAATTGGTGGAAAACTCGCCCGTGCAAACTTTTGTGGTCAGGTTGAACGCGGAGAGCACCTCGGCTGACGAACAACCGGAATACAGCTTTGCGGAAAGTAAAGCAGCAGTAGGCCAGGCCTTGACATGAAACAATTACGGTATACTTGATAACTGAGTGTTTTTGCGTCTTTGAAAGGCTACGACACCAGGTATTTTAGTGTCGATCCCAAAACTGGAGTGGTCACCACCGCACAATCTCTGCCAATTGGCAATTATTCTTTGGAGGCCATTGCCGAAATTCGTAGTGGTGCCAAAGATTATACTCGGGTAAGAATTCACCAGCAtttagtaaaaagaaaaggaaaaaacaaaacaaaaaaacaaaaaaacaaaaaacaaaaatcaaagaaaataaaataccaacatattttatttaaagatCATCGTCTCAGCGGTCATGGGAACCTTGTGCGGCGGAACCCAGTTCAGCTCACCTCTGTACGAATTTCCTGTTGCTGAGCGAACAACAGGAATCGTTGGTCAAGTAGAACTGCGATCGACCGAGGACACCGTGTACGATTTGACGATCGCATCGTGCAACCCGCCGTCCATGATCGGTAGCCTTCAAATGCCCTCAATAGCTCCCCTACCCCGGCCAGAAACATCCCAGTTTACTTTTCAAGCGTTTTAGGTGATTTTGAGGTGAAGCCAAACGGAACACTGATCGTCGTTAGGCCGTTCAGTTGGACAGTGACGCTTCCGAAAATTAGCATCACAATCACAGTCGTAAGCCAACGGAATGTGAGACTAACACCGATTTCGACAGTGGTCAACCTCGATGTCTTGGATGTTAACGAAGCGCCAGAATTCGTTGGCTATGCTTCTTCTGTGGTGGTCGGCTACCCAGAGCGGACCTACTTTGATCCTTCAGTTCAAATGCCACTCTACGCAGTTAAGGTAACGACCACCACGTTTGTTTGGatctttttcatgttttcatAGTTGCCGCACTTAACTTGCGTCCAAAAACTGCAGGCATTTGATTCCGACAGCCAAGAAAACGCTAGTCTCAGTTATCATTTGGCGAacgaatttgaatttttcgaTATCGATGTACTGACTGGTTCCTTGTTTGTCAGAGGCGTCGACAGCCTTGATTCGACTTCTAGCCGCACGGTTCAAGTGCTCGCCAGAGATAAGCACGGCCTGCAGGACAGCCTAAACATAACTGTACGAACATTATCGACCAGAAGGCCGCTATCGCCGTCCGGACATTAATTGACTGctattgtttcattttatgcCGGTGCTTTTCTCAGGTGAAATCTTTAGGCGACGATTTCATCGCGCTCATGAAAGCCAAAAGCGACACCGACACCTTGACGGCCGAGACGGTCGCCAGCGATTTGAGCCGCATTCTAGGCTATCCGACGGTCGTTTTGCGCATTGAAAAGGGTCCCGACAGCGGCGGTAGTGTCAAACAGCTACGTAATGGCTACGCCTACAGCGTAACTCTTTACGCCGTAAACAACACGGCATTCATCGCAAGGGAGGAAATCGTTAAgtgagtttgatcaattcaaTGTTGTCATCGGGCATAAAGATCACCAACCAGATTTTGATTGTGAATCCGAAAGGAAATTGGATCAAGCAAACACTAATGGCTTGAGCTGGACCGTCGATGGAAGCTTAGCTGCTCCACTAGAATACGAAGTTGACACTATTGTTGGCAACTTGACCAAGGAAGCGCAAGATTACGAAATCGCCACCGTTGTCTTGGCGACCTTGTTCGGAGTGACCCTCATCCTTATTGTAGCGTACATCATTTACGCCCGAAAATTGTACGGTCTATAGTAATCGCCGACGCCGAATCTAAGTGCGACGATCCTAAATCTATGTTTTCTGTACGATGTTGTAGCGACACTGTGGAACGTCCATGGAGCAAAGCTGTCCAGGCTGCGTCACTGGAAACAGAGAAGAAACACTGGGATCAGCGCTCGTAAGTGCAATAACGGAGCCtgaagaaaaaatagaaaaaaagcgTTTGCATTTCAATAATTTCTCGTGAAATTTCTACCTAAACTTAGGGTCGTTATGTCGAGCGAGATGGATGACGAGCAAATATTGGAGTCGAAAATCGGTAGCTATAACAGGTGACGTGCTGTTTCGTGACTATATTTCATGTGCACTCAGATTCAGAACTAGACGTGTTCAATCGTTAATGTATATGTAGCGCATTGTCTGGAGTAAGCAACGAAGGAGCGGCACCACCACCTACCATTCGCTTCGTGATAAGGAAAACTTCCGCCGACGACGTTGAACAGGCGCAAACACCTACGGAAGATGAGGCCTATTGTCCTCCAACCCCTCTTCCGAAGAAAAGTATTTTAAAAGATCCAAATGCCACGGACAAGAACAACAAACAGGTACTatgagagaaaaacaaaaattattataaaaaaaaaaacaaacaaacaaacaaataaataactGGTTCGGGCGGTACAATCATGACCTACAACGTATTTGGTTCGAAAACTGCTCATTTCCGATTGACATTGGAATAATTCTATCCATGCTTATAGAGGACGGAGGGCGATAGCAAATTAGAGGACGCCAGTGCTGGCGTCAAGTTCAACTCGACTCCGGAAGTGATTGAAGTGGCTGCCACCACGTCTGACCCTCCAGTCAAAGGGATTAATTTCTCCGATTTCTCCGCCGAAAGTAATGACGCCgttgacgacgacgacgagttCGAGCAATTCTAAATCCTGTAAAATATGacattttatttgttgtttccTTACTGCAATTGTTGACTATGTTTTACGGTTACGTATTTGGTGGTCTTAGATCTTTGCCGATTTCCGTAGACAAGGCAACGCCGTTACTAATATTCTTACAGCACCATTTTTACACGATATTAACCATATCTTTACACAGGATAATTGTATTTACATAACAGAGAGGCAGGCCCCTTGGAACAGGTGCCGCAGAACCGGTGTTAATTTTGTCATCGTATGTGTGAATTtgatcaaataaaatatgcCGAATAATGACCGTGGCTGTCTAAATGGCAACGGACGTGACGTTACTTAGCAACACGAATTGTATTGCACGACTGAGTCACTCACAACTTGCAAAACATTAGTGAGGCCTTCAACGAAAATAAAGTGATAACAGTCACAGAACCAACAGGAGGACGAAAGAAAGATGGGCTTCGGTGATACAGCCAGAGCTTTAGGTCTACTGCAGATTACGACATGATTATTATTTTACGGTTCGTGTAACGAATTTCGCAACACTGTTCGAGCGAAAATACGTTTTCGCCAAGTCACAATCCTCAGTAAAGTAAACGCATTAGAAACGACCAATGTCGGCCGAAGTTGTGGGACGGCACACTCAACTAGATTAGATCAGTAGCGACATTCAAAATTCACATAAAGTAGTAAAAAATGGTATCCACTCTTTTTGAATTGTTGGTTACAGCCAGAAAGCATCCAGCATAAATCTATAAGATTAAACAAACAACCaaacacacaaacaaacaaacaaaattgcagtATAAATCAGTTAGAAGTGCATgtaaagagaagagaaaagtCAACGACAGGACGGCGCCCAGTGATGTGTCCGTCTGCTTCCTCACTGCCTTGTGCTCGCTAGTCACTCCTCACCCCTGCTCACCAGCCAGCCGCCTTCCTCGTTTGCTGACATATCTTCTCTCTCATGTCGTCGATCAGTTACATTTTCGTGCGAAGTcttcatttgttgttttgccaTCGTTCCCACCATCAGGCAACGAGAAGTGCAACCACCGCGACCACACTCTTCACCTCCTTTCTCTCGCATAAAACATGCATAGACAGGCACAGACCGTCCCTCTCACCCCTCCCTCCTCCGTACGACGATGCGTCTCCATTACCAAATGCTAATGATAGACATTACGGCCCTcctcctgaaaaaaaaataaatactgtaaataaataaatgaaagaaagaaaaaaaaaaggaaaaagatgaaaaaaaaagaagaaaatagtcGACTGAAATAaatagtgtgtgtgtgtgtgtgtgtgtctctacATGTCTATATGTCTAATGTTTAATGTACAGACAGTATATattataaataagaaaaaaaaaatcaaggacAAAAGCGACCTCAACAAGAGGATGTCGTTCCGGCCCCTTCGGTGATGGATTGATTCGAAGCTTGGAGAATAACCCAAAACGAGGGACAGCACAGCTACCTACCTATGTATACCTATCTATctttatctctctctctctctctctctctttttctttctctttctctctttcactCTCTATCCATCTAGCCATATGGCCTATCCATCTATACACATTTAGTAACTTTCAAATTCTCCATGCGAGACGCTCAAGTTTCATTACTGACTCGTAAATTTTCCGCTTCCTTcgaaccaaaacaaaacactagCTGGCATGGACGAAGACGAGCAAAAGGGATAGAAAGGAAGGTGACTACAATGTCTGGGGTGGAAACGGGAAACAACTCTTGGCATTTCATGGTCCATCACTGCAGGAGCTCCAGACCACGATCTACTTGATTTAAAGCTGtcagaacaaaaacaaaatatatatatataaatctCTTTCTTCCTCACCAAAAAGAAACTCGAAGCTTTTTTCGTCGTCCTGTCGACCGtcgcccttttttcttttcttttttttttttatttattattatttatttatttatttttattttgtgtatatgtgtgtgtgtgtgtgtgtgtgtgtgtgtgtgtgtgtgtaaatgtctgtttttgttttggttccTTCTTTTCTCTATCGCTCtcatggtgttgtgcctctggAAATAAGAATGCGTGACAAATGGTGAGTGGTGGAAATGGCCTGAAGACAAGGAGCGAGGGCTCGTGCCCAGAGTTTGATGAGGTGTGTTCCTCTTTTTGGACCTTTTGGGATTTTGATTGATATCGACTCCTCCCTCGCCAGTCAAATGGTATATATACATGTACATATATAGTAGACTatgcgtatatatatactcaaaataattatatattgTAAATAAATATATCATACAAGTTCCacgagcagcagcagcactaGTTGAGGCCATTACTCtctccctttctttctttctttcttctttctttttctttttcttttttttttccgtaaCTAACATAGCCAGAATGCAACAGTCAAAACAAGACTTCAAGTAATAAATTATTCTGTTTCCCGTTTCTATAATAGTATTGAAAGAAAGATAATGATTATGAATGATGGAAGGAGATGGGGGGGACAGTGTGCATTGGTTgtgttgatttgtttttgttttgttttttaatagtgtgtattttttttgtttgtttttttctgttttattttggGTGTGCATGGAAAGAAAACCTGACCAGCccaaaaacaataataataataataataatttcctATCTGTTCTAGTACTACAATCTCTATCTGGTCagactcttttttctttttcttttttatttcccaaGGCTCCTTCATTCGATGCTTTTCATTCGTCTTctttcccttaaaaaaaaatatatatatgtatagtttgAACCTTTACTGTTTTCCACGAGAAATGTATAAATTTATTaacgtctttcttttttcgtctaattttttaaattttattttcttgtcttcttcttccctgGTTTCTTCATCTTGAGATTCTTAACGTTCTCATGGTCTAACCTGTCGGGGGTCGCCACCTCCCACTATCAAGCGCACCGGTCCCCCCCCTCTTCCTTCCCTCTCGGTTGCTCGCTCTGTTTTTGTCAGAGTGGACTCCCCCAGCATGAAACCAGCTATACAGCAACAGGTTGTTTGGAGGAAGAATCAGAAAAATAAGACGATGAAGacgacgaagaaaaaagaagtggaagaagaagaagaagaagaagaagaataaaaatataaataaaaataagtagAAAAGAAGCAGAGAGGTATGAAGGTGGGAAGAGAATAGACGCAGTTGTGAAGATAGAAGAgatggaaagagaaagagagaggtagataggaaaaaaaaaggaaaagacaaaaaaaaaataaatataaaaaataaatataaaaaaaggaagaaagaaaaaataaataaataacaaaaaaaaaaaaaaaaaaaaaaaatacccgaAGAGATAACCTCAAGCTGCTTTGAATGTTGGCCTCCCAGTTGAGGTTTCGCCTTTGGCGCGACGAGATATAGCTTTATTTTCCCGTCTATTGGCAATCCGAAAGAAGCGTTTGTACGTGTACCTTTGGCATCCTTGCGTGTGTGCGAGCGAGCCTAGTTTTCGAGTCTTCCTCTCAGCCActcttgtcttttttcttctttttttttttttttcttttttttctatttttttcctttcccctTTATTTTGTTGGTGTGTCTTTTAGGTGTGCCTAAACCTCTTCTCTCGCTCAATCCTGGATGCGTGATCTAGCGTGTCTGTGTGTTCCCCTGAGTGTTTTAGTGTTGCCCTGACTGACCGGTTCACAATTTGTGTTATACTGCAATACCGGACCGACGGAACAAATagttcgtttttttgttttaaattgttgttgagtttgtgtgcgtgtgtgtgtgtgtgtgagggGGGGAACTTTGGCCCGCTTGAGTTGCCCCGCTTCGTCTTTAAGCGGAAACGGAAGTGTCACTTGCGTCGCCCATTGCTTCTAACGACATGCTGAAGAATCAATATGAAAGTATGAGATCGTCACATTGAGAAGCAACAGCTGGTGTACAGAATTTGGACGGCTGTTTTCCACCCAGTTCGGCTGATTCATTGAAAATAAGGGCGCTTGTGAATCATGGCCAGTGCTACGAACGAACGCCGGAGAGTGGTGGTAGCTCGTTTTTTTTGCCTCTACGTCTTGGTCATCACCATCTCCTGTTTGAGCGTCCTACCGTCTTCCTCCGCCAAAACACAGGTAATTTCATTTAGCTAAATaggaattaaaaaacaaaacaaaacaaaaacaaaaaaaacaaaaacaaacaaacaagcaaacaaaaaaaacacaatttgcTTTTGAATGAAATGAACGAAAGTCAATGAAAAAGATACACGCAGCCAAGGTGTGTTACACTGCGTGTACAGGTGTGCGCTGTGCAATATGATTATGGCATAGGTTACCTTAGGCATGAGGAATAAGGATGTAAGACCCGTTTCAGGTGGCTCGGGTTGGAACCCAAACAGGTTCTATCCTTCACGTTCTCCATAAAGCTCTTCCCAACGGTCCAAACCGCAAAACAAATCAGAGAcaaggttttttctttcttttttttctttttattccttcttctttctttttttgctttcttggAAGATCATTGGGACAGGCGCGACATGACAAGACGAATGATACCTTAGATTCCATTTGGGAATGGAGCCGGACACGAATCCCGGCAAGTGGCTGTGCTGTTTTCGCTGCGTACTCATTCATGAAGCCCATAGATAGTCAAGTCGGAAgtgtgcatgtgtgtgtgtgtgtgtgtgtgtgtgtgtgtgtgtgtgcaatgaagggaaaaactgaaaatcaGTTGGCCTTGCCGGCGCTTGGCTGAATGTTTGAATACATTGGCAAGCTTCTATAGGTTTTTATGATTCGAAATTTCCATAAAAGCGCTCGACGTCACTGGcgttctctctctcctctctctctctctctctctctctctctctctttctcgctttttttttttcatttttttcccttccctTTTCCTCCCGTCGGCCTCActcgctctctctctttctctctttgcctctctctctctgtttctGCGTCCCGCCCACTCGTGGCGCGCAAGTGCCAACTCTGACAGACATTCGGGACTGGCACAGAAATGAGCCACGTCCTTGTCCGAATCTTCAACCATCTAAGCGTATACATGTGTTCCGTATTTGCATTGGAATTGTGGCCAGAAGTTTGCTTCTCTTCGTGATACCGCCCGTTTAGCCATTCATCCACAATCCCGGAAGGCCAAATCAATTcgcacaacaacaaaaataaaataaataaataaaataaaaaataaaataaaaaaaaaacaaataaaaaagacaaaaaaaaaaaacgaaacaaagcaaaataaaTAAGCTGACCTCAAATCTCGCCGTCTTTTCTTCCAGTTCCGCTTTTTCCCATTACCCATTTAACAAGGCATGCTTCAGTAGTGGCGATTAGTGTTGCTTTCGTGTCAAAATATCCTAGGCAAACTAAAAGaaaggttttattttttttgtggcacTGCTGTTGATGACAGAGTTTGTCTGCCTTTCGAACGCCTCATCTGCGATGACTGAGGAGCTTAAAAAAtagacgaaaaaaataaataaattaaatctaattaaattaaattaaaatcatcAAGATATAGACCAATCAGCATGTGTCTCtcttttgaataaaaaaaaaaactttttttttttttttgggggggggggcagcGTTCTATTGGCCGATACTATACAATTGTTGATTATCTCAGCATAGTCCGCGTAGTCATTGTAGATGATATTTCATGGCCCCGCGAGGACGCGAAGGCCATCTGTCTTGCCTCTTGCGATCTGTCTTCACGCTGCAGGCTTCAAGAAGTCCTCAACTCCTCACGTGTTAGGAAGAGAGAAGACTCGTTTAAAATGCGTCGTCACCCCATGTATCGCACTACAACGCAGGTGCACTCACTGCCACGCTTTTACTGCATCAAACATGGAAgctctttatttatttatttattttttaaatgcagcAAGTCACCACAGTTCGTGACGCGTTAAATCAAGTTACAGCCAACGGGTCAGCCACGACATCCACCGGCAGGCTGATGGCGATGATTACAATCAGGGACTCTTTCTTGTGATTCACCCGCTTTCGTTTGACAAAAGGAAGAGGGCAaagaagacaaacaaacataaaTGAATAGAAttaaattcaataaaaaaaaaaaagaagaagaaaaaaaaaggcatgcAGGAAAAATCATCGATTGGATGCCCAGTTCCCTTTTACGTCTACGAACCGTAAACTGATTCTAGTCTGACATGCCAGATGAGATCGTGTGGCATTGTGGCAGTCAGCCACCTGAGTTACGCAACCGTAACATTCGACCTTCCTTTTTCAGTCTTCGTTCTATCGTCGCATACATTTTTTAtcgcttttattttattttattttatttttgttttattttttattttatttttttttgtagctttcTTTCGTGTTCCCAACCACGGTCGACGAAGAATTTTTACGATTCCGTTTACGGAAAAGAACaaggaattttcttttcagt
The DNA window shown above is from Daphnia magna isolate NIES linkage group LG9, ASM2063170v1.1, whole genome shotgun sequence and carries:
- the LOC116930806 gene encoding uncharacterized protein LOC116930806 isoform X11, which encodes MKGDAYILVTGLVLAALANLPEIQSQECKFYGEIINESQANVNIIETIPKDRVILSLTTSPGYVNCSDLSSGSMGFSKYIGYRQTPTATDNKTLELFMAQAIGDDLDNGDINIVDQKYALLTGQCKLYCEQPPPVSLYITVAIEPENTKPPIFSRSSANLTLDENYPIDLDFSDLLIVNEQRLKVSDKDLPLEKLTFEVSDSRFKALEPYFRYYNDSKNQLRVEYEPRIAVNQTLKAEDSPITFNLIAKNNQTESNFMITINISPNDMHDPEFELPYYTSTIENSQFTGLLTVEQKNILAYDGDKKINQEIRYDITDKDGLEVSIKTQQPGKGVPIEIELTQPVEGSATDKMRYVVIKATQIDDETRYETVVLAVELPQIIVTTPTPTTAPTCPPCLTTSTASPTTTTTAMPFSTSCPSVTCPELTTASTPTCDCPTTPSAASTSCPITCPEWTTASTSACECPTVTCPTTSTLTPENPTVHFDKQQYASELVENSPVQTFVVRLNAESTSADEQPEYSFAESYDTRYFSVDPKTGVVTTAQSLPIGNYSLEAIAEIRSGAKDYTRIIVSAVMGTLCGGTQFSSPLYEFPVAERTTGIVGQVELRSTEDTVYDLTIASCNPPSMIGDFEVKPNGTLIVVRPFSWTVTLPKISITITVVSQRNVRLTPISTVVNLDVLDVNEAPEFVGYASSVVVGYPERTYFDPSVQMPLYAVKAFDSDSQENASLSYHLANEFEFFDIDVLTGSLFVRGVDSLDSTSSRTVQVLARDKHGLQDSLNITVKSLGDDFIALMKAKSDTDTLTAETVASDLSRILGYPTVVLRIEKGPDSGGSVKQLRNGYAYSVTLYAVNNTAFIAREEIVKKLDQANTNGLSWTVDGSLAAPLEYEVDTIVGNLTKEAQDYEIATVVLATLFGVTLILIVAYIIYARKFDTVERPWSKAVQAASLETEKKHWDQRSVVMSSEMDDEQILESKIGSYNSALSGVSNEGAAPPPTIRFVIRKTSADDVEQAQTPTEDEAYCPPTPLPKKSILKDPNATDKNNKQRTEGDSKLEDASAGVKFNSTPEVIEVAATTSDPPVKGINFSDFSAESNDAVDDDDEFEQF
- the LOC116930806 gene encoding uncharacterized protein LOC116930806 isoform X10 yields the protein MKGDAYILVTGLVLAALANLPEIQSQECKFYGEIINESQANVNIIETIPKDRVILSLTTSPGYVNCSDLSSGSMGFSKYIGYRQTPTATDNKTLELFMAQAIGDDLDNGDINIVDQKYALLTGQCKLYCEQPPPVSLYITVAIEPENTKPPIFSRSSANLTLDENYPIDLDFSDLLIVNEQRLKVSDKDLPLEKLTFEVSDSRFKALEPYFRYYNDSKNQLRVEYEPRIAVNQTLKAEDSPITFNLIAKNNQTESNFMITINISPNDMHDPEFELPYYTSTIENSQFTGLLTVEQKNILAYDGDKKINQEIRYDITDKDGLEVSIKTQQPGKGVPIEIELTQPVEGSATDKMRYVVIKATQIDDETRYETVVLAVELPQIIVTTPTPTTAPTCPPCLTTSTASPTTTTTAMPCTTPTVPTCTPCPTVMTNPTTDAATSCPTFDPTTDCPIISTTNCPVCSSTTEAAQTTLYASTTSSTSPSSSTIITSTTAQVMSTTTEASTSCPITCPEWTTASTSACECPTVTCPTTSTLTPENPTVHFDKQQYASELVENSPVQTFVVRLNAESTSADEQPEYSFAESYDTRYFSVDPKTGVVTTAQSLPIGNYSLEAIAEIRSGAKDYTRIIVSAVMGTLCGGTQFSSPLYEFPVAERTTGIVGQVELRSTEDTVYDLTIASCNPPSMIGDFEVKPNGTLIVVRPFSWTVTLPKISITITVVSQRNVRLTPISTVVNLDVLDVNEAPEFVGYASSVVVGYPERTYFDPSVQMPLYAVKAFDSDSQENASLSYHLANEFEFFDIDVLTGSLFVRGVDSLDSTSSRTVQVLARDKHGLQDSLNITVKSLGDDFIALMKAKSDTDTLTAETVASDLSRILGYPTVVLRIEKGPDSGGSVKQLRNGYAYSVTLYAVNNTAFIAREEIVKKLDQANTNGLSWTVDGSLAAPLEYEVDTIVGNLTKEAQDYEIATVVLATLFGVTLILIVAYIIYARKFDTVERPWSKAVQAASLETEKKHWDQRSVVMSSEMDDEQILESKIGSYNSALSGVSNEGAAPPPTIRFVIRKTSADDVEQAQTPTEDEAYCPPTPLPKKSILKDPNATDKNNKQRTEGDSKLEDASAGVKFNSTPEVIEVAATTSDPPVKGINFSDFSAESNDAVDDDDEFEQF